One Festucalex cinctus isolate MCC-2025b chromosome 3, RoL_Fcin_1.0, whole genome shotgun sequence DNA window includes the following coding sequences:
- the hsd17b12a gene encoding very-long-chain 3-oxoacyl-CoA reductase-A, with protein sequence MTWNDVQDMLRRAETPLFWVGAFTVASLLVWILYRLFSGFRVWVLGNGQLLSPRLGKWAVVTGATDGIGKSYAEELARRGFAMVLISRSQHKLDDVARSLEDQFGVETKTIAVDFGKTNIYPSIKAGLSGLEIGVLVNNVGVSYPYPEYYLHIPDLDNFITNMINVNMTSVCQMTRLVLPGMADRSKGVILNISSASGMYPVPLLTIYSATKAFVDFFSRGLQEEYRRQGIIIQSVLPFFVATKMTRIRKPTLDKPTPERYVAAELNTVGLQSQTNGYFPHAVMGWVTTKLVPIGIVIFLGARMNRLQRTGYLHRRKMREIKNGTGLKTD encoded by the exons ATGACGTGGAACGACGTTCAGGACATGCTGCGCCGGGCCGAGACGCCTCTCTTCTGGGTCGGCGCCTTCACGGTGGCCTCGCTGCTTGTGTGGATCCTCTACCGGCTTTTCTCCGGCTTCAGGGTGTGGGTGCTGGGCAACGGGCAGCTGCTCTCCCCCCGGCTGGGCAAGTGGGCAG TTGTGACGGGAGCCACTGATGGAATCGGGAAATCCTACGCGGAGGAG CTTGCTCGTCGGGGTTTTGCCATGGTGTTGATCAGTCGCTCCCAACACAAGCTGGATGACGTGGCCAGGTCACTTG AGGACCAGTTTGGCGTGGAGACAAAGACCATTGCGGTGGACTTCGGCAAGACCAACATTTATCCGTCCATCAAGGCGGGACTGTCAGGCTTGGAGATCGGGGTCCTTG TCAATAATGTTGGTGTGTCCTATCCATACCCCGAATACTACCTCCATATTCCAGATCTGGACAAT TTCATCACCAACATGATCAACGTCAATATGACTTCAGTGTGCCAG ATGACCCGCTTGGTGCTGCCTGGAATGGCTGACAG ATCCAAAGGCGTGATCCTAAACATCTCCTCGGCCAGTGGCATGTACCCCGTCCCTCTGCTCACCATCTACTCTGCCACAAAG GCCTTTGTGGATTTCTTCTCCCGTGGCCTCCAGGAGGAGTACAGGCGTCAGGGCATCATCATTCAG AGCGTGCTGCCTTTCTTCGTGGCCACCAAGATGACCCGCATCAGGAAGCCCACCTTGGACAAGCCCACCCCGGAGCGCTACGTGGCCGCCGAGCTCAACACCGTCGGCTTACAGAGCCAAACCAACGGATACTTCCCGCACGCAGTCATG GGCTGGGTGACCACCAAGCTGGTTCCCATCGGCATCGTCATCTTCCTGGGAGCGCGCATGAACCGCCTCCAGCGTACGGGGTACCTGCACAGGAGGAAGATGCGCGAGATTAAGAACGGAACCGGCTTGAAGACGGATTAA
- the alkbh3 gene encoding alpha-ketoglutarate-dependent dioxygenase alkB homolog 3: MSDKRQRARVQGSWAKQLPRQPRPAVPHSQSANPAAASWGVHRQTTSGNFQGVEFHQPIKPVRDVPPEKIIDQAGDYEISHEPSGVSRLRLVPGFLPAQEADWMFSKLLAELPWSQKTNLRQGEAYAEPRLTCWFGELPYTYAHSTMAANTKWHPLLSNLRRAVSEACGRGGGGDRFNSLLCNLYRDGHDSIGWHSDDEASLGPQPVIASLSLGDSRVFSLRKKPPPEENGDYTYVERIKIPLGHGTLLLMEGATQDDWQHQVAKEYHDRGPRINLTFRSMFPEPHGHRPGIKLHFTNRQAGVSATD; this comes from the exons ATGTCAGATAAACGCCAGCGTGCCAGGGTGCAGGGGTCCTGGGCCAAACAGCTGCCCAGACAACCCAGACCAGCAG TTCCTCACAGCCAAAGTGCCAATCCAGCTGCCGCATCCTGGGGAGTACATCGGCAGACTACATCTGGAAATTTTCAAGGGGTCGAGTTCCACCAGCCAATTAAG CCAGTTCGAGATGTTCCACCAGAGAAAATTATTGA CCAGGCAGGTGATTACGAGATCAGTCATGAACCGTCAGGGGTGTCAAG GCTGCGGCTTGTGCCGGGCTTTCTTCCAGCGCAGGAGGCCGACTGGATGTTCAGTAAACTGCTGGCAGAGCTTCCCTGGTCACAAAAGACCAACTTGAGACAAG GAGAGGCCTACGCAGAGCCAAGGCTGACCTGCTGGTTTGGCGAGTTACCCTACACGTACGCTCATTCCACCATGGCCGCCAACACAAAG TGGCACCCGCTGCTGTCGAACCTTCGCCGAGCGGTTTCCGAGGCATGCggtcgcggcggcggcggcgaccgcTTCAACTCGCTGCTGTGCAACCTGTACCGAGACGGACACGACAGCATCGGCTGGCACAGCGACGACGAGGCCTCGCTGGGCCCGCAGCCCGTCATCGCTTCGCTTAGCTTGGGTGACAGCAGAGTGTTCAGCCTACGGAAGAAACCGCCACCG GAAGAAAATGGTGACTACACCTACGTGGAACGTATTAAGATTCCCCTGGGTCACGGCACTTTGCTTTTGATGGAAGGAGCCACGCAGGATGACTGGCAG CACCAGGTGGCGAAGGAGTACCACGACCGTGGTCCTCGCATCAACTTGACCTTCAGGAGCATGTTCCCTGAGCCACATGGCCACCGGCCCGGCATCAAACTGCACTTTACCAACCGCCAGGCAGGCGTGAGCGCCACAGACTAG